The sequence below is a genomic window from Flectobacillus major DSM 103.
GTTGAAATTCAAAACACTTTACAGTAAAGTGTTTTGAATTTCAATAAGAGTATTGAACTTTTATATATTCTTAGTTCAGCCTATTTTCACAGAAATAGACTGGAAAACTTCGCAATTATAGGGTATTCTATCCGCCAACGATTCAGAGGGTTGTTTGAGTAATGCCAAGCCCAAAATAAAAAATTGGGCTGTTCTAAATCCATGCCTAGGTTGAACCTCATCAAGCATAATAAGTTTGCCAGTATACAACTCAAAATAAGCTTCAGGATCGGTAAGTTTGGCTTAATCGCTTGGACTTTCGAGATCAAGATAAATAACCGCTAGACTGATACTCTCGGCAATTGCTTCGGCCAAAGTTATTTTCCCAACCTAACGAGCCCTCAAAATACTCTCTGCGATTTTCGTTTAATCTACAAAACAATATTAGATTTACAAGAATGTAATTAGGTTAAATCTAGGATATTGATTTGTATCTTTTTGAATGATGAGTCCACAAATTATGATCTAGAAATTAAAATTGTTACTATCGTCACTAATTTAGTATTCACTCACAACTTTGCTTATTTCAACTATCCAATCAACTATGAAAAAAAGTATTAACGTGGCTTTTTTATTGTGCTTATTTATCAATGCCTCTATTGTGATTGCACAAAAAACCTCGAAAAACACCGCACAAAGTCGTACTATTATTACTTCCGACGGAGAAATAGATGATGTTGATTCATTTATTCGAATGTTGCTCTATGCCAACGAGTTCAAAATAGAAGGGCTCGTATATAGTAGTTCGCAATGGCACTACAAAGGCGATGGCAAAGGCACCTTATTTACTTCCGAAATGGAATATACAGCCAAAAGGTATGGGCAACGCACCGATTTAAGATGGCCAGGCACTTCTTGGATGCAAGAATTATTGGATGAATATGAAAAAATACAGCCCAATTTGCTGCTGCACGACTCCAAATACCCTTCTGCCGATGCCCTACGAAAACTGATAAAAGTAGGAAATATTGATTTTGAAGGCGAAATGGAAAAGGATACAGAAGGAGCAGCATTCATAAAACAAAAATTACTAGACAACGACCTAACTCCGCTTTATTTGCAAGTTTGGGGAGGTACCAATACCATTGCCAAAGCCTTGAAATCTATTGAAGATGACTATAAAAATACCAAACAATGGCAAAAGATTTATGATAAAGTAGGTAGAAAAGCTATTATTTATGCTGTTTTAGACCAAGATGCCACCTACAAAAAATATGTAGCTCCTCATTGGCCCAATATCAAGGTATTTTATAACTCCGACCAATTTTGGTGTTTGGCTTATCCTTGGCCTAATGTTGTACCTAAAGAGTTACAACCATACTTGAGAGGCGAATTTATGGCCAACAATATCATCAAAAATCATGGGCCATTATTAGCAAAATACTATGCTTGGGGCGATGGCCAAAAGCAAGCTGGCGACGAAGAACATACACATGGTACTAAAGAAGACATGGAAAAATACAAAATGACTTCTTATGATTTTATTTCGGAAGGTGACTCGCCTGCTTATTTTCAGCTAATAGATGTTGGCCTGATGAGTAAAAATAACCCCGAATATGGTGGTTGGGGCGGTAGAATGGTACAGTCAAAAAATAACCCAAACCGTTGGGAAGACGGTAAAAGTATTACAGATTATAACCCTTTTACTCGCCAACAAGATGCCTCATTTCCTCAAACTCGTTGGATTGATGCCCTTCAGCTAGACTTTGCCGCCAGAGCCGACTGGTGTATTAAGCCTTATGCTCAAGCCAATCATGCTCCGTCTATTTCAATCAAAAATGGCAATGTCAGAATGGTAAAGGCGGGTGAAAAAATAACAATAGAAACCCAAACCTCTGACCCTGACCACAATACGGTATCACTAAAATTCTGGCAATATCAAGAAGCTGGCACTTGTTTAGGTTCTGTAAAAATAGAAAATAGTACTCCTGAAAAGGCTCAAATTACAATACCCGACAGTGTCTCTAAAGGACAAACCATTCATATTATTGTAGAAGGAAAAGATAATGGTGAGCCAGCTTTGATTCGTTATCAACGTGTTATTTTAAAAATTTCATAAACATAATGACTTATATCATTGATAATCAGACTCATAAAGCATAATATCGTCTATTGTTTTGATTATAAATAGTGTACTACACAGAATTATACCATATTTTTCAAGAAGATATACAAAGTATTTTTTCTATTTCACTTCAAAAAAATACTGGATAATTCTGTGTGC
It includes:
- a CDS encoding DUF1593 domain-containing protein, translating into MKKSINVAFLLCLFINASIVIAQKTSKNTAQSRTIITSDGEIDDVDSFIRMLLYANEFKIEGLVYSSSQWHYKGDGKGTLFTSEMEYTAKRYGQRTDLRWPGTSWMQELLDEYEKIQPNLLLHDSKYPSADALRKLIKVGNIDFEGEMEKDTEGAAFIKQKLLDNDLTPLYLQVWGGTNTIAKALKSIEDDYKNTKQWQKIYDKVGRKAIIYAVLDQDATYKKYVAPHWPNIKVFYNSDQFWCLAYPWPNVVPKELQPYLRGEFMANNIIKNHGPLLAKYYAWGDGQKQAGDEEHTHGTKEDMEKYKMTSYDFISEGDSPAYFQLIDVGLMSKNNPEYGGWGGRMVQSKNNPNRWEDGKSITDYNPFTRQQDASFPQTRWIDALQLDFAARADWCIKPYAQANHAPSISIKNGNVRMVKAGEKITIETQTSDPDHNTVSLKFWQYQEAGTCLGSVKIENSTPEKAQITIPDSVSKGQTIHIIVEGKDNGEPALIRYQRVILKIS